One genomic segment of Clostridium saccharoperbutylacetonicum N1-4(HMT) includes these proteins:
- a CDS encoding FadR/GntR family transcriptional regulator — MLSPVKNLKIYELVMEQIKDIVKKGELKTGDKLPSERDLCERLEVSRSSVREALKALQMLGLIESKHGEGNFIKENFEDSLLEPLSIVFLLLGSKDEEVLELRRVIEPEIAALAAKNITGEQLIELKEIMNELNETIDAEISVSLDKKFHYKIAKASGNNLISTIMFSISSLIEKYIEKSKVHTLNKELVKTQHEEIWKALEAKDFEAAATAVRKHLELNTDL; from the coding sequence GTGTTAAGTCCTGTTAAAAACCTAAAGATATATGAACTGGTAATGGAACAGATTAAAGATATTGTTAAAAAAGGTGAATTAAAGACTGGTGATAAGTTACCCTCTGAAAGAGATTTGTGTGAAAGGCTTGAAGTTAGTAGATCCTCTGTAAGAGAAGCATTAAAAGCTCTTCAAATGCTTGGCCTTATAGAATCTAAGCATGGTGAAGGAAATTTTATTAAGGAAAATTTTGAGGATAGCTTGCTTGAACCTTTATCTATAGTATTTTTGCTTCTTGGAAGTAAAGATGAAGAGGTTCTTGAACTAAGAAGAGTAATTGAACCAGAAATAGCAGCTCTTGCTGCAAAAAACATAACTGGCGAACAGCTTATAGAATTAAAGGAAATAATGAATGAATTAAATGAAACTATTGATGCTGAAATAAGCGTTTCGTTAGATAAAAAATTTCATTATAAAATAGCTAAGGCTTCAGGTAATAATTTAATATCAACTATAATGTTTTCTATATCATCTTTAATTGAGAAATATATAGAGAAATCAAAAGTTCATACTTTAAATAAAGAGTTAGTTAAAACTCAACATGAGGAAATATGGAAAGCTTTAGAAGCAAAAGACTTTGAGGCAGCTGCAACAGCTGTTAGAAAACATTTGGAATTGAATACTGATTTGTAA
- a CDS encoding LrgB family protein: MKDVIASPVFGVLISLIAYEIGNFIKQKLKLSIFNPLLIAIIILLIFLSKFNIKYEDYNNGGQVISFFLAPATVALALPLYKKFSLFKKNAVPILVGILCGVVSGIICVIGISKIFGLSSELTKSLIPKSITTPIGMALSNQLGGLPAITVVAIIITGIFGSIIGPFLNKILKVNDSVAMGIAMGNASHAVGTAKAMEIGETEGAMSSLTIAISGIITVIVGPIIWNLFSTFFK, translated from the coding sequence ATGAAGGATGTCATAGCATCTCCGGTTTTTGGAGTTTTAATTTCGCTAATTGCTTATGAAATTGGTAATTTTATAAAGCAAAAACTAAAGCTTTCAATTTTTAATCCGTTACTTATCGCAATAATAATTTTACTTATATTTTTGTCAAAATTTAATATAAAATATGAAGATTATAATAATGGTGGGCAGGTGATTTCTTTCTTTTTAGCGCCTGCAACTGTAGCGTTGGCATTACCTTTATATAAAAAGTTTTCTTTATTTAAGAAAAATGCAGTACCTATTTTAGTAGGAATTTTATGTGGTGTTGTTTCTGGAATAATATGTGTAATTGGGATTTCAAAAATATTTGGACTGTCAAGCGAACTAACAAAATCATTAATACCAAAATCTATTACAACACCTATAGGTATGGCATTATCAAATCAATTGGGAGGATTGCCTGCCATAACTGTAGTTGCTATTATAATTACAGGTATATTTGGTTCTATAATTGGTCCGTTTTTGAATAAAATATTAAAAGTAAATGATAGTGTAGCTATGGGAATTGCTATGGGGAATGCATCCCATGCAGTTGGAACAGCAAAAGCTATGGAAATAGGTGAAACTGAAGGTGCTATGAGTAGTTTGACTATTGCAATTTCAGGAATAATAACAGTAATTGTAGGACCAATAATTTGGAATTTATTTTCAACTTTTTTTAAATAA
- a CDS encoding CidA/LrgA family protein encodes MKYLKQLMIILMAYFLGVILQSVFNLPIPGTVIGLIILFLGLSFGIVKMEMIEDICDVLISHMSFLFVPAGVGLITSLDILKSNAISFSVIILISTVVVWVVTAYVVKMLRRVVSR; translated from the coding sequence TTGAAGTATTTAAAGCAACTAATGATTATTTTAATGGCGTATTTTCTAGGTGTCATATTGCAATCCGTGTTTAATTTGCCTATACCAGGTACAGTTATTGGACTTATTATATTATTTTTAGGATTATCATTTGGCATAGTTAAAATGGAAATGATTGAAGATATATGTGATGTGTTAATATCCCATATGTCATTTTTATTTGTACCAGCTGGAGTAGGGTTAATTACATCCCTTGATATATTGAAGAGTAATGCCATATCATTTTCAGTTATAATTCTTATTTCTACTGTAGTAGTTTGGGTTGTGACTGCTTATGTTGTAAAAATGTTAAGAAGGGTGGTTTCAAGATGA
- a CDS encoding nucleoside deaminase, with product MIDFLEVAKEEAISAMNKGEIPVGAVIVKNGVIIGKAHNLKETLKDSTAHAEILAIKEASNFLGDWRLNGAEMYVTLEPCPMCASAIVQSRISKLYIGTFNKDMGACGSVINITNNKWLNSSLEVKWLYDEGCSEILTTFFKNRRIDII from the coding sequence ATGATTGATTTTTTAGAAGTGGCAAAAGAGGAAGCAATTTCAGCTATGAATAAGGGAGAAATTCCAGTAGGTGCTGTAATTGTAAAGAATGGTGTTATTATAGGGAAGGCTCATAATTTAAAGGAGACCTTAAAGGATAGTACAGCTCATGCAGAAATCTTAGCAATCAAGGAAGCATCGAATTTCTTAGGAGATTGGAGATTAAATGGTGCAGAAATGTATGTAACTCTAGAACCATGTCCAATGTGTGCTAGTGCAATTGTTCAAAGTAGAATATCTAAACTGTATATAGGAACTTTCAATAAAGATATGGGAGCTTGTGGTTCAGTGATTAATATTACAAATAATAAATGGTTAAATTCATCTTTAGAGGTAAAGTGGCTATATGATGAAGGATGTTCCGAAATTCTGACAACGTTTTTTAAAAATAGAAGAATAGATATAATATAA